Proteins found in one Pseudoxanthomonas sp. SL93 genomic segment:
- a CDS encoding flagellin codes for MAQVINTNTISLNAQRNLSSSGASLATTIQRLSSGLRINSAKDDAAGLAISERFSTQIRGLDVAVRNANDGISLAQVAEGSLTEIGNNLQRIRELSVQSANATNSSSDRAALNAEVKQLTSEIDRVAKQADFNGTKLLDGSFTSQLFQVGANASQAIAIDKVVDAQAQALGGAMFATATFTTATPANGTTDLKIEGLQLTNADGTAVTIDTVEVAAQGSATGTRDAAATALVGAINAKIGETGVLAELGANGAVNLTSVKDSVDSDGDFLGIAVETGTWTGGTAPADVAASTTATTKQYASNLDISTFKGAQQALEIVDKALTAVNSARADLGAVQNRFTSVVANLQTSSENLAASRSRIRDTDFAKETAELTRTQILQQAGTAMLAQANQVPQNVLSLLR; via the coding sequence ATGGCACAGGTCATCAATACCAACACCATCTCGCTGAACGCCCAGCGCAATCTGAGCAGCAGCGGTGCTTCACTGGCCACCACCATCCAGCGCCTTTCGTCCGGCCTGCGCATCAACAGCGCCAAGGACGACGCCGCCGGTTTGGCCATCTCCGAACGCTTCAGCACCCAGATCCGCGGCCTGGACGTTGCCGTGCGCAACGCCAACGACGGCATCTCGCTGGCCCAGGTCGCCGAAGGTTCGCTGACCGAAATCGGCAACAACCTGCAGCGCATCCGTGAGCTGTCGGTGCAGTCGGCCAACGCCACCAACTCCTCGTCCGACCGCGCCGCGCTGAACGCCGAAGTCAAGCAGCTGACCTCCGAAATCGACCGCGTCGCCAAGCAGGCCGACTTCAACGGCACCAAGCTGCTGGACGGCTCGTTCACCAGCCAGCTGTTCCAGGTCGGCGCCAACGCCTCGCAGGCCATCGCCATCGACAAGGTCGTCGATGCGCAGGCCCAGGCGTTGGGCGGTGCGATGTTCGCCACCGCCACGTTCACCACGGCAACGCCGGCCAACGGCACGACCGACCTGAAGATCGAAGGTCTGCAGCTGACCAACGCCGACGGCACCGCCGTCACCATCGATACCGTCGAAGTCGCCGCGCAAGGCTCTGCGACCGGTACGCGTGACGCCGCCGCCACCGCGCTGGTCGGTGCGATCAATGCCAAGATCGGCGAAACCGGCGTGCTGGCCGAGCTGGGTGCCAACGGCGCCGTCAACCTGACCTCGGTCAAGGACAGCGTGGATTCGGATGGCGACTTCCTGGGCATCGCCGTGGAAACCGGCACCTGGACTGGTGGTACCGCCCCGGCCGACGTGGCCGCCAGCACCACCGCGACGACCAAGCAGTACGCCAGCAACCTGGACATCTCGACCTTCAAGGGCGCGCAGCAGGCCCTGGAAATCGTCGACAAGGCACTGACGGCCGTCAACAGCGCGCGCGCCGACCTGGGTGCGGTGCAGAACCGCTTCACCTCGGTGGTCGCCAACCTGCAGACCAGCTCGGAAAACCTGGCCGCTTCGCGCAGCCGCATCCGCGACACCGACTTCGCCAAGGAAACCGCCGAACTGACCCGCACCCAGATCCTGCAGCAGGCCGGTACGGCCATGCTGGCCCAGGCCAACCAGGTGCCGCAGAACGTGCTGTCGCTGCTGCGCTGA
- a CDS encoding flagellin has translation MAQVINTNTMSLNAQRNLSTSGASLATTIQRLSSGLRINSAKDDAAGLAISERFSTQIRGLDVAVRNANDGISLAQVAEGSLTEIGNNLQRIRELAVQSANASNSSSDRAALNAEVKQLTSEIDRVAKQADFNGTKLLDGSFTSQLFQVGANAGQAIAIDKVVDARALTLGGSQFDSGTLAITAAASATADITITGLTLTDSAGNAVAFDDLTVKSAGSVAATNEAAAKALAAHINGKLGETGIYANVDAAGTGLELTSVKTSVDANGDFAAFGVAITGGTYTATAVATSEVPKFVSDLDISDFAGAQQALEIVDKALTSVNGSRADLGAIQNRFTSVVANLQTSSENLAASRSRIRDTDFAKETAELTRTQILQQAGTAMLAQANQVPQNVMSLLQR, from the coding sequence ATGGCACAGGTAATCAACACGAACACGATGTCGCTCAACGCTCAGCGCAACCTGAGCACCAGCGGCGCTTCTTTGGCCACCACCATCCAGCGCCTGTCGTCGGGCCTGCGCATCAACAGTGCGAAGGACGACGCCGCCGGTCTGGCCATTTCCGAACGCTTCAGCACCCAGATCCGTGGCCTGGACGTCGCCGTGCGCAATGCCAACGACGGCATCTCGCTGGCCCAGGTCGCCGAAGGTTCGCTGACCGAAATCGGCAACAACCTGCAGCGCATCCGCGAACTGGCCGTGCAGTCGGCCAACGCCAGCAACTCCAGCTCTGACCGCGCGGCGCTGAACGCCGAAGTCAAGCAGCTGACCTCCGAAATCGACCGCGTCGCCAAGCAGGCCGACTTCAACGGCACCAAGCTGCTGGACGGCTCGTTCACCAGCCAGCTGTTCCAGGTGGGCGCCAACGCCGGCCAGGCCATCGCCATCGACAAGGTGGTCGACGCCCGCGCCCTGACCCTGGGCGGTTCGCAGTTCGACAGCGGCACGCTGGCCATCACGGCGGCGGCCTCCGCCACCGCGGACATCACCATCACCGGTCTGACCCTGACCGACAGCGCCGGCAATGCCGTCGCCTTCGACGACCTGACCGTCAAGAGCGCCGGTTCGGTTGCCGCCACCAACGAAGCCGCCGCCAAGGCGCTGGCCGCCCATATCAACGGCAAGCTCGGCGAAACCGGCATCTACGCCAACGTCGATGCCGCCGGCACCGGCCTGGAACTGACCTCGGTCAAGACCAGCGTGGATGCCAACGGTGACTTCGCGGCCTTCGGCGTCGCCATCACCGGCGGCACCTACACGGCGACGGCCGTGGCCACCAGCGAAGTGCCGAAGTTCGTGTCCGACCTGGACATCTCGGATTTCGCCGGTGCCCAGCAGGCGCTGGAGATCGTCGACAAGGCCCTGACCTCGGTCAACGGCTCGCGCGCCGACCTCGGTGCGATCCAGAACCGCTTCACCTCGGTGGTCGCCAACCTGCAGACCAGTTCGGAAAACCTGGCCGCCTCGCGCAGCCGCATCCGCGACACCGACTTCGCCAAGGAAACCGCCGAACTGACCCGCACCCAGATCCTGCAGCAGGCCGGCACGGCCATGCTGGCCCAGGCCAACCAGGTGCCGCAGAACGTAATGAGCTTGTTGCAACGCTGA
- a CDS encoding acyl-CoA-binding protein has protein sequence MADLKTAFEQASKDIQGLSERPDNDTLLRLYGLYKQGSEGDVKGDKPGFFDFVGTAKYEAWAKLKGTPQEEAQKKYVDLVKKLTA, from the coding sequence ATGGCCGATCTCAAAACCGCGTTCGAGCAAGCATCCAAGGACATCCAGGGCCTGTCCGAACGCCCCGACAACGACACGTTGCTGCGCCTATACGGTCTGTACAAACAAGGTTCGGAAGGTGATGTGAAAGGAGACAAGCCGGGCTTCTTCGATTTCGTCGGCACGGCCAAGTACGAGGCCTGGGCCAAGCTCAAGGGCACGCCGCAGGAGGAAGCACAGAAGAAATACGTCGACCTGGTGAAGAAGCTCACGGCCTAG
- the fliD gene encoding flagellar filament capping protein FliD, with translation MADYSMGYGGIGTGMDINGMVSQLVAADRAPAENRLTRIESQAKFKLSALGTVSSAFSNLDKALNALKAATAFDTRTVKSGTDTVVGASVGSGAPNGTYSVEVVNLATANKWITNQPVAADQKFGAGQLTLTVGDETLTLDIKQDSSLQDVRSAINDAARSKGVQASVLTSNDGLYLSVSSDKTGADNGISLAFASGGSDLQALAASLQERVPAADAEVKIDGLTVTASGNKITDAVPGLTLDLKTKGTSTVTVSTDTAAASKLMQDFVTAYNAAINAINTSTKYNAESDEPSALTGDAQMRSAAGQLRNVLSGALGELAAQGLDAKTLGLQTKGYPSSDGTLVFDSSKFTTALTSNPEKIRAAFTGDSAFAGKLQKAVGSYIGSGGAFTQRTSSLNAQIKDVATQRTALDARMEAVGNRYKAQFVAMDSMVAQMSSTSSYLAQQLASLANQTG, from the coding sequence ATGGCTGACTATTCGATGGGTTACGGTGGCATAGGCACCGGCATGGACATCAACGGGATGGTCTCCCAGTTGGTGGCCGCCGATCGCGCGCCGGCCGAGAACCGCCTGACCCGCATCGAATCCCAGGCCAAGTTCAAGTTGTCCGCGCTGGGCACGGTCAGTTCCGCCTTCAGCAACCTCGACAAGGCCCTCAACGCGCTGAAGGCCGCCACCGCCTTCGACACCCGCACGGTCAAATCCGGCACCGACACGGTCGTGGGCGCTTCGGTCGGCTCGGGCGCCCCCAATGGCACCTATTCGGTGGAAGTGGTCAACCTGGCCACCGCCAACAAGTGGATCACCAACCAGCCGGTGGCGGCGGACCAGAAGTTCGGCGCCGGCCAATTGACGCTGACGGTGGGCGACGAGACCCTCACTCTCGACATCAAGCAGGACAGCTCGCTGCAGGATGTCCGCAGCGCCATCAACGATGCCGCCCGCAGCAAGGGCGTGCAGGCCAGCGTATTGACGTCCAACGACGGCCTGTACCTGTCCGTCTCCTCCGACAAGACCGGGGCCGACAACGGCATCTCGCTGGCCTTCGCCTCGGGCGGCAGCGACCTGCAGGCGCTGGCCGCCAGCCTGCAGGAACGCGTCCCCGCCGCCGATGCGGAAGTGAAGATCGACGGCCTGACCGTCACCGCCAGCGGCAACAAGATCACCGACGCCGTGCCCGGCCTGACCCTGGACCTGAAGACCAAGGGCACCAGCACCGTCACCGTGTCCACCGACACGGCCGCGGCCAGCAAGCTGATGCAGGACTTCGTGACCGCGTACAACGCGGCCATCAACGCGATCAACACCAGCACCAAGTACAACGCCGAAAGCGACGAGCCTTCCGCCCTGACCGGCGATGCGCAGATGCGCAGCGCCGCGGGCCAGCTGAGGAACGTGCTGAGCGGCGCTCTGGGCGAACTGGCCGCGCAGGGCCTGGACGCCAAGACCCTCGGCCTGCAGACGAAGGGGTACCCCTCCTCCGACGGCACGCTGGTGTTCGACAGCAGCAAGTTCACCACCGCATTGACCAGCAACCCGGAGAAGATCCGGGCCGCCTTCACCGGCGACAGCGCGTTCGCCGGCAAGCTGCAGAAGGCCGTCGGCAGCTACATCGGCAGCGGTGGCGCGTTCACCCAGCGCACCAGCAGCCTGAATGCGCAGATCAAGGACGTGGCCACCCAGCGCACCGCCCTGGACGCGCGCATGGAGGCCGTCGGCAACCGCTACAAGGCGCAGTTCGTCGCGATGGACTCGATGGTCGCGCAGATGAGCAGTACCAGCAGCTACCTGGCCCAACAACTTGCCTCCTTGGCAAACCAGACCGGATAA
- the fliS gene encoding flagellar export chaperone FliS, with product MSSHSYAAQYRNTGLSSAVMEADPHRLVALLLAGACERLRLAEACMERGDLARKGKAIGEVCAIIGHLNGSLDHEAGGEIAGSLSSLYDYVQSRLIEANLNNDASGLRESLDLLSEIESAWNAIPAEQRHAPAMAAAAR from the coding sequence ATGTCATCGCATTCGTACGCCGCCCAGTACCGCAACACCGGCCTCAGCAGTGCGGTCATGGAAGCCGATCCGCATCGCCTGGTGGCCTTGCTGCTGGCCGGCGCCTGCGAACGCCTGCGGCTGGCGGAAGCCTGCATGGAACGCGGCGACCTGGCACGCAAGGGCAAGGCCATCGGCGAGGTCTGCGCCATCATCGGCCACCTCAACGGGTCGCTGGACCATGAGGCCGGCGGCGAGATCGCGGGCAGCCTGTCCTCCCTCTACGACTACGTGCAGTCGCGGCTGATCGAAGCGAACCTCAACAACGACGCCTCGGGCCTGCGCGAATCGCTGGACCTGCTGTCGGAGATCGAATCGGCCTGGAACGCCATTCCGGCCGAACAGCGCCACGCCCCTGCCATGGCCGCCGCCGCACGATGA
- a CDS encoding flagellin codes for MAQVINTNTISLNAQRNLSSSGASLATTIQRLSSGLRINSAKDDAAGLAISERFSTQIRGLDVAVRNANDGISLAQVAEGSLTEIGNNLQRIRELSVQSANATNSSSDRAALNAEVKQLTSEIDRVAKQADFNGTKLLDGSFTSQLFQVGANASQAIAIDKVVDAQAAALGNVKFAADVTGAAIADAAADGSIADLTINGVTIADVEYKNGATGEDIAKGLASAINAKLGETGVYASVDADQVTLTSVKADTDLVVGGTVTGSGLTAATTAATAGTAQFAKDLDITTFEGAQKALEIVDAALTSVNSARADLGAVQNRFTSVVANLQTSSENLAASRSRIRDTDFAKETAELTRTQILQQAGTAMLAQANQVPQNVLSLLR; via the coding sequence ATGGCACAGGTCATCAATACCAACACCATCTCGCTGAACGCCCAGCGCAATCTGAGCAGCAGCGGTGCTTCACTGGCCACCACCATCCAGCGTCTTTCGTCCGGCCTGCGCATCAACAGCGCCAAGGACGACGCCGCCGGTCTGGCCATCTCCGAACGCTTCAGCACCCAGATCCGTGGCCTGGACGTTGCCGTGCGCAACGCCAACGACGGCATCTCGCTGGCCCAGGTCGCCGAAGGTTCGCTGACCGAGATCGGCAACAACCTGCAGCGCATCCGTGAGCTGTCGGTGCAGTCGGCCAACGCCACCAACTCTTCGTCCGACCGCGCCGCGCTGAACGCCGAAGTCAAGCAGCTGACCTCCGAAATCGACCGCGTTGCCAAGCAGGCCGACTTCAACGGCACCAAGCTGCTGGACGGCTCGTTCACCAGCCAGCTGTTCCAGGTCGGCGCCAACGCCTCGCAGGCCATCGCCATCGACAAGGTCGTCGATGCGCAGGCTGCTGCGCTGGGCAACGTGAAGTTCGCCGCCGATGTCACGGGTGCGGCCATCGCCGATGCCGCCGCCGACGGCAGCATCGCTGACCTGACCATCAACGGTGTGACCATCGCCGATGTCGAGTACAAGAACGGCGCGACCGGTGAGGACATCGCCAAGGGCCTGGCCTCTGCCATCAACGCCAAGCTGGGCGAGACCGGCGTGTACGCCTCGGTCGACGCCGACCAGGTCACCCTGACCTCGGTCAAGGCCGACACCGACCTGGTCGTGGGCGGCACCGTCACCGGCTCGGGCCTGACCGCGGCGACGACGGCGGCCACGGCCGGCACCGCGCAGTTCGCCAAGGACCTGGACATCACCACGTTCGAAGGCGCGCAGAAGGCCCTGGAAATCGTCGACGCTGCCCTGACCTCGGTCAACAGCGCGCGCGCCGACCTGGGTGCGGTGCAGAACCGCTTCACCTCGGTGGTCGCCAACCTGCAGACCAGCTCGGAAAACCTGGCCGCTTCGCGCAGCCGCATCCGCGACACCGATTTCGCCAAGGAAACCGCCGAACTGACCCGCACCCAGATCCTGCAGCAGGCCGGTACGGCCATGCTGGCCCAGGCCAACCAGGTGCCGCAGAACGTGCTCAGCCTGCTCCGCTAA
- a CDS encoding YafY family protein, with product MLSTSNRLLRLLSLMQSRRHWTGAELSQRLDVDRRTLRRDVERLRELGYPVDASPGLGGGYRLGSGSAMPPVLLEDDEAVAVAVALRTAAASVGRMEDTALRLLSKLDQWLPARLRKRASALYSVTLSLSGGAPTSDVDSLLCIAGACRDGFRLRMHYLDRSNRASERLIEPLRLVHTGSRWYLVAWDMKREDWRTFRVDRVQSLHETGTQFPPRPFPGDVSEYVAQSITQPFTRFKVKLRLPGAIEHQAGRVPPWCGILQAGDEHHCVLDLGAESVEGLLALMALVGPGFEVLDDNGLLPQLREASSRLGQALSPA from the coding sequence ATGCTGAGCACCTCGAACCGACTCCTGCGCCTCTTGTCGCTGATGCAGTCCCGCCGCCACTGGACGGGCGCCGAACTCAGCCAGCGGCTGGACGTGGACCGCCGCACGCTGCGCCGTGACGTGGAACGCCTGCGCGAGCTGGGTTATCCGGTGGATGCCTCGCCGGGACTGGGCGGCGGTTACCGGCTGGGGTCGGGCAGCGCGATGCCACCGGTGCTGCTGGAAGACGATGAGGCGGTGGCCGTCGCCGTTGCGCTACGGACCGCCGCCGCCAGTGTGGGGCGCATGGAGGACACGGCGCTGCGTCTACTGTCCAAGCTGGACCAGTGGCTGCCGGCCAGGCTGCGCAAGCGGGCGAGCGCGTTGTATTCCGTCACGCTGTCGTTGTCGGGCGGCGCACCCACGTCCGACGTGGATTCACTGCTGTGCATCGCGGGCGCCTGCCGGGATGGTTTCCGCTTGCGCATGCATTATCTCGACCGCAGCAACCGGGCCAGCGAGCGGTTGATCGAACCGTTGCGGCTGGTGCATACCGGCAGCCGCTGGTACCTGGTGGCGTGGGACATGAAACGCGAGGACTGGCGGACGTTCCGCGTGGACCGCGTGCAGTCCCTGCATGAAACCGGCACGCAGTTCCCGCCCCGGCCGTTCCCCGGTGATGTCAGCGAATACGTCGCCCAGTCCATCACCCAGCCCTTCACCCGCTTCAAGGTGAAGCTGCGCCTGCCGGGCGCCATCGAGCACCAAGCCGGTCGCGTACCCCCGTGGTGCGGCATCCTGCAGGCCGGCGATGAACATCACTGCGTGCTCGACCTGGGAGCGGAGTCGGTCGAAGGGTTGCTCGCCCTGATGGCCCTGGTCGGGCCAGGGTTCGAAGTGCTGGACGACAACGGCCTGCTGCCGCAGCTGCGGGAAGCCTCGTCACGGCTGGGCCAGGCGCTGTCCCCCGCCTGA
- a CDS encoding TetR/AcrR family transcriptional regulator → MARDTRQRILDASLAMFNTQGEPHVTTNHIADELEISPGNLYYHFRNKDDIIEQLFARYEERMDAALTPPADRLPGLEDIWLQLHLVFECIWDYRFLYRDLVEILSRNRRLRMRFARILKRADDSAHAVMRGMSRAGVMRASAAELAATATNVLVISTFWLNYAASRGEKDEQAAIRQGIVQVMMLVAPFLRDAERVHLNTLTQAYVA, encoded by the coding sequence GTGGCGCGCGACACCCGCCAGCGGATCCTCGACGCCTCGCTTGCGATGTTCAATACGCAGGGCGAGCCGCACGTCACCACCAACCACATCGCCGACGAGCTGGAAATCAGCCCGGGCAACCTGTATTACCACTTCCGCAACAAGGACGACATAATCGAGCAGCTCTTCGCGCGTTACGAAGAGCGCATGGATGCCGCCCTGACCCCACCGGCGGATCGCCTGCCGGGACTGGAAGACATCTGGCTGCAGCTGCACCTGGTCTTCGAATGCATCTGGGACTACCGGTTCCTGTACCGCGACCTGGTCGAAATCCTCAGCCGCAACCGGCGACTGCGCATGCGCTTCGCCCGCATCCTGAAGCGCGCCGACGACAGCGCGCATGCAGTAATGCGCGGCATGTCCCGCGCGGGCGTGATGCGCGCATCGGCCGCCGAACTGGCCGCCACCGCCACCAACGTGCTGGTCATTTCCACCTTCTGGCTGAATTACGCCGCCTCGCGCGGCGAGAAGGACGAACAGGCCGCCATCCGCCAGGGCATCGTGCAGGTGATGATGCTGGTGGCGCCCTTCCTGCGCGATGCCGAGCGCGTGCATCTGAACACGCTGACGCAGGCCTACGTGGCGTGA